The Canis lupus baileyi chromosome 11, mCanLup2.hap1, whole genome shotgun sequence genome includes a window with the following:
- the ZAP70 gene encoding tyrosine-protein kinase ZAP-70: MPDPAAHLPFFYGSISRAEAEEHLKLAGMADGLFLLRQCLRSLGGYVLSLVHNVRFHHFPIERQLNGTYAIAGGKAHCGPAELCEFYSRDPDGLPCNLRKPCNRPSGLEPQPGVFDCLRDAMVRDYVRQTWKLEGEALEQAIISQAPQVEKLIATTAHERMPWYHSSLTREEAERKLYSGSQTDGKFLLRPRKEQGTYALSLIYGKTVYHYLISQDKAGKYCIPEGTKFDTLWQLVEYLKLKADGLIYCLKDACPNTNASSEAAAPTLPAHPSTFTQAHRRIDTLNSDGYTPEPARLASSEKAQSMPMDTSVYESPYSDPEELKDKKLFLKRENLLMADIELGCGNFGSVRQGVYRMRKKQIDVAIKVLKHSTEKTDKDEMMREAQIMHQLDNPYIVRLIGVCQAEALMLVMEMAGGGPLHKFLLGKKEEIPISNVAELLHQVSMGMKYLEEKNFVHRDLAARNVLLVNRHYAKISDFGLSKALGADDSYYTARSAGKWPLKWYAPECFNFRKFSSRSDVWSYGVTMWEAFSYGQKPYKKMKGPEVIAFIEQGKRMECPLECPPEMYTLMKDCWIYKWEDRPDFQAVEQRMRAYYYSVASKAEDLPGCGKGVEASSV; this comes from the exons atGCCGGACCCCGCGGCGCACCTGCCCTTCTTCTACGGCAGCATCTCGCGCGCCGAGGCCGAGGAGCACCTGAAGCTGGCGGGCATGGCCGACGGGCTCTTCCTGCTGCGCCAGTGCCTGCGCTCGCTGGGCGGCTACGTGCTCTCCCTCGTGCACAACGTGCGCTTCCACCACTTCCCCATCGAGCGCCAGCTCAACGGCACCTACGCCATCGCCGGCGGCAAGGCGCACTGCGGCCCCGCCGAGCTCTGCGAGTTCTACTCGCGCGACCCCGACGGGCTGCCCTGCAACCTGCGCAAGCCGTGCAACCGGCCGTCCGGGCTCGAGCCGCAGCCCGGGGTCTTCGACTGCCTGCGCGACGCCATGGTGCGCGACTACGTGCGCCAGACGTGGAAGCTGGAG GGCGAGGCCCTGGAGCAGGCCATCATCAGCCAGGCTCCCCAGGTGGAGAAGCTCATTGCCACGACAGCTCATGAGCGGATGCCCTGGTACCACAGCAGCCTGACACGCGAGGAGGCAGAGCGCAAACTCTATTCGGGCTCGCAGACCGACGGCAAGTTCCT GTTGAGGCCCCGGAAGGAGCAGGGCACGTATGCACTGTCCCTGATCTATGGGAAAACAGTGTACCACTACCTCATCAGCCAGGACAAGGCAGGCAAATACTGTATTCCTGAGGGGACCAAGTTTGACACGCTCTGGCAG CTGGTAGAGTACCTGAAGCTAAAGGCAGATGGGCTCATCTACTGCCTGAAGGACGCTTGCCCCAACACCAACGCCAGCTCAG AGGCTGCTGCTCCCACACTTCCAGCCCACCCATCCACGTTCACCCAA GCTCACAGGCGGATTGACACCCTCAACTCAGATGGATACACCCCTGAACCAG CACGCCTAGCATCCTCAGAGAAAGCACAGTCAATGCCCATGGACACGAGTGTGTATGAGAGCCCCTACAGCGATCCTGAGGAGCTCAAGGACAAGAAGCTCTTCCTGAAGCGTGAGAACCTCCTCATGGCTGACATAGAACTCGGCTGTGGCAACTTTGGCTCAGTACGCCAGGGCGTCTACCGCATGCGCAA GAAGCAGATTGATGTGGCCATCAAGGTGCTGAAGCATAGCACGGAGAAGACAGACAAGGATGAGATGATGCGTGAGGCACAGATCATGCACCAGCTGGACAACCCCTACATTGTGCGGCTCATCGGTGTCTGCCAGGCCGAGGCCCTCATGCTCGTCATGGAGATGGCGGGCGGTGGGCCCCTGCACAAGTTCCTGCTTGGGAAGAA GGAGGAGATCCCTATCAGCAATGTGGCAGAGCTGCTGCACCAGGTGTCCATGGGGATGAAGTACCTGGAGGAGAAAAACTTTGTGCACCGTGACCTGGCGGCCCGCAATGTCCTGCTAGTCAACCGGCACTATGCCAAGATCAGTGACTTTGGTCTCTCCAAGGCACTGGGTGCCGACGACAGCTATTACACT GCCCGCTCAGCGGGGAAGTGGCCACTCAAGTGGTATGCGCCCGAGTGCTTCAACTTCCGCAAGTTCTCCAGCCGCAGTGATGTCTGGAGCTACGGGGTCACCATGTGGGAGGCCTTCTCCTATGGCCAGAAGCCCTACaag AAGATGAAGGGCCCTGAGGTCATAGCCTTCATTGAGCAGGGCAAGAGGATGGAGTGCCCCCTAGAGTGTCCACCTGAAATGTACACACTCATGAAGGACTGTTGGATCTACAA GTGGGAGGACCGCCCAGACTTCCAAGCTGTGGAGCAGCGCATGCGGGCCTACTATTATAGCGTGGCAAGCAAGGCTGAGGACCTCCCGGGGTGTGGAAAGGGGGTTGAAGCTTCTTCTGTCTGA